From a single Anaerolineales bacterium genomic region:
- a CDS encoding DUF4082 domain-containing protein — MSTILFKQPVVQKLQVLAIVMILIVGVIGSPEQAVYARESQLASPLEVIEIGVEDASALSADCDSPPNDIVAENCLLGNPSSEWDVVGAGDVSIQGFATDISFNRGETVEFKIDTTATSYEINIYRLGYYNGNGARLIATIPSSSVIATDQPACNFDAANRNLLDCGNWSVSASWTIPANATSGVYIARPTRTDNDGASHIVFIVRDDASASDLLFQTSDTTWQSYNPYGGYNAYGSSGAIMAEKLSYNRPFTTRGAELENWLFNAEYPMIRWLERNGYDVSYASAIDIERHSSLITNHKIFLSVGHDEYWSQGRRDAVTAARDAGVHLAFFSGNEIYWKTRWEDSGPQSYRTQVTYKEGSAAPSGSAEHRNCYNNYDCDPSPIWTGLWREAPGSTPENSLSGQISWRLNTGSITVPSEYASLRFWRNTQVANLTPGGQITLSSGTLGYEWDPEYPQYADWYPAGRVLLSTTNITSFAGPEQHHLSLYRAPSGALVFGAGTVQWSWGLDGNHDRGASTEDPNVQQATVNLFADMGVQPASLQDNLVAVNTSTDTTPPTVSITSPLSGASVSGGTVTITGTASDIGGVVGVVEISTNGGTTWRRASGRENWSYTYTATEGIADIRARAVDDSINLSTPIVHTFNVEPRVCPCSIWNDTSVPSNFENDGQPIEVGVKFQSSEAGYVTGLRFYNHASNTGTHTGHLWAADGTQLAEAVFIINETASGWQEMYFDTQVQIQADTTYVASYHSANGGYVYDDNYFLTAYNNSPLRALANGEEGPNGVYSYGPSSFPTQTYQSSNYWVDVIFDNSPQVYSVWEQGPITGSASVDDPTAIEAGFKFKTDVPGSIIGIAFYKGAANTGPFMGHLWQLNGTQLASKNYTNNTAEVGWQEIIFDVPIPIAANTTYIGSYFTQSGNYAAVNNYFTSEVYNAPVHALANNGPDGPNGVYNYGSSAFPQASFQGSNYWVDVLFVPDMPIDGTSPTITSVTPLNNATNANTGTVITAIFSEGMDADTITSSTFELLDASNNIVPASVSYNTATRTATLTPSSPLALSSTYTARVTGGASGVTDLAGNPLASNYTWTFSTLGPPPNEGPGGPILVLSSAANPFSRYYAEILRAEGLNQFTATDISNLTGALLNDYQVVILGEFPLTSTEVGLLSNWVNNGGNLIAMRPDPQLASLLGLTSTGTILNEGYILVNTASAPGQGIVNQSIQFHGTADMYILNGATAIAALYSNATTATPNPAVTIVSVGSNGGQAAAFTYDLARSVVYTRQGNPAWAGQSRDGQSGPIRADNLFFGNAAGDPQPDWIDFNKVQIPQADEQQRLLANMILRMNVDNHPLPRFWYFPRGEKAVFVMTHDEHGGGDIVSRLNAYNALSPSECNVDEWECVLSTTYLYTNAQITNAQLTAFQSQGHEFAVHIDTGCANFTPASLANNYATQIPAVAVQFPSIAPQRTQRTHCIAFSDWATQPKVQLQNGMRLDTNYYYWPPSWIQNRPGMFTGSGMPMRFADLDGTMIDVYQATTQMTDESGQTYPFTIDVLLDNAIGAPGYYGAFTANMHTDGGSSATTDALAMVSSALSRGVPVISAQQLLTWVDGRNYSAFSGITWNGNTLDFYLSSGAGANGLSAMLPTQSNAGPLQSITRNGTPVSYTTEVIKGIEYAMFISPSGDYQAVYSVDTTPPVISNILTTVNPDGTVTITWNTDENADSSVDYGTDANTLNLSAADAVLAASHSITLTGLTPNTTYYFRVTSADASTNSATLPNPPAMPLNFTTPSGALMDTSSGDFNGGDLSCAYPVQMGNGELILPPTIAAEFDGFNLPSDWSSHVWTGSAPSVSGGLLTLNGVSARNDTLLGPGHSLEFVATFGSQPYQVVGFGAGDTTYNDSPWIMFSTGNDGAQLYARILANAGGPYNVGDDKIPLGSQYLGSPHRYRIEWKANSIDFYIDGVNVASRSVTVGSQMRVAASDYDFNTPPLIVDWIHVSPYVSPCTFTSRVLDAGQSVNWETISWTGQTPAGTSLALSYRIGNTPAPDGSWTSFQAIPISGSSLGGNSRYIQYRVVLAASNDMFTPLLEDVSITYSHGEDVTPPTIIGRNPAPMETDVDVTTSITIIFSEPMDPVTIIPSNFSLKLVGANIDVPFILGYIGLTATLDPVGDLVPGTQYAVHVEGAVTDLAGNPLGIDSDWAFTTRAEGLVDTTVSDFGSGTNACYVAETANGELILNPTIGTEFSSASLPAGWSSYDWPFDGTPGSYVVSGGVLIVDGMRINPEPAAYTSGRVLEFYGTFAATPFQHVGFGAGSQNPPNEVYNTAPWAMFTTGMGGTALMARTSSDAGGFDYTIPGNWLGAPHLYRIEWTASNVSYYIDGVLVIAHAYSSSNTMRPAVSDLNQGGGQVAVDWMRMSPYSMPCSFESRIFDAGLVVDWFNLNWLGSTPAGTNAAFETRSGNIPVPDESWSAWEAATGPISSPNGRYAQYRVTLSATDVNSTPIIESVELTYLQIVNQAPTDIALDSMSVAENQPINALVGVLSTIDPDPLDSFVYSLVTNATTCPLAADNASFGIDSANLVTAAVFDFETKDSYVICVRSTDMGGLSFDKQFVVSITDLVYGTTASISSNNNPSTYGQNVNFTVTVTSSGGVPTGSVTFMSGAVTLGSAILNASGIATFSTNALAADLSPYTIHAVYVGEADFGASDDSIVQTVNKATATITLGNLTQTYNGLPLFATATTNPPNLTVDLTYDGSSVAPTNAGSYSVVGSINHPNYTGAANGIFVIEKATSTTTVLGGGTFTYDGNPHAAIVTVTGAGGLNLTPMPIYSGGCSAAPVNVSDTPCTASYTYAESENYLGSTDNTVIIITPKTASVTPNAGSKVYGSADPALTGTLTGFLAGDNVTATYSRAAGETVAGGPYTISAVLAPAGVLGNYTVTYNTAAFTITPKTASVTPNAGSKVYGSADPALTGTLTGFLAGDNVTATYSRAAGETVAGGPYTISAVLAPAGVLGNYTVTYNTAAFTITPKTASVTPNAGSKVYGSADPALTGTLTGFLAGDNVTATYSRAAGETVAGGPYTISAVLAPAGVLGNYTVTYNTAAFTITPKTASVTPNAGSKVYGSADPALTGTLTGFLAGDNVTATYSRAAGETVAGGPYTISAVLAPAGVLGNYTITYNTAAFTITPKTLTITGVVANNKVYDGTTAATFNLTGAALVGVVAPDVVTINSGSAMGTFASANAGTWAVTASGFGLSGAGAGNYTLAAQPVLPNATITPKAISVTANVASKFYGAVDPVLTYTSTPLAGGDSFSGTLARAAGENVGIYAINQGTLTAGSNYIITFTGANLTVNPLAITVTADAGQMKAEGAADPAEFTYAVNPALVGSDTFSGALTRELGETPGFYAILVGTLSAGANYDMTFVSNNFEIVANQAPVITEGSDIGVTMSKNGFPDKFALTLNATDAEDHTLTWSIQTQAGNGTATATGDGNSKVIAYAPTLNFSGADSFVVRVTDQLGAFDDITVNVTVSAGGDFPTFVDVPMANSAWSYIESIYYAGITGGCSTNPLAYCPNSSVTRAQMAIFLLRGMYGQAYTPPPATGTVFADVPLTHSAAAWIEQLAAEGITGGCGNGNYCPSSPVTRAQMAIFLLRAKYGQAYTPPAATGTEFLDVPIGHSAAAWIEQLAAEGITGGCGGGNYCPNNSVTRAQMAIFIQRTFDLARP; from the coding sequence ATGAGCACTATTTTATTTAAGCAGCCAGTAGTACAAAAACTACAGGTGCTGGCAATTGTAATGATATTGATTGTTGGGGTAATCGGTTCTCCTGAACAGGCGGTATACGCCCGGGAGAGCCAGTTGGCAAGCCCTCTGGAAGTAATAGAAATCGGCGTTGAAGATGCATCCGCTCTTAGCGCCGATTGCGATTCCCCGCCGAATGACATCGTGGCTGAGAACTGTTTGCTGGGTAACCCGTCCAGTGAATGGGACGTGGTTGGCGCAGGGGATGTGTCAATCCAGGGTTTCGCGACTGACATCAGTTTTAATCGCGGCGAGACTGTGGAGTTTAAGATCGATACCACAGCAACCTCATACGAGATCAATATATATCGGCTCGGCTACTACAATGGAAACGGTGCGCGGCTTATCGCGACCATCCCATCATCTTCAGTAATAGCAACCGATCAGCCAGCCTGTAACTTCGACGCTGCCAACCGCAACCTGCTGGACTGCGGCAACTGGTCAGTTTCCGCGAGTTGGACGATTCCAGCCAATGCGACATCGGGTGTTTACATCGCCCGTCCAACACGTACCGACAACGATGGCGCAAGTCATATTGTTTTCATTGTAAGGGATGATGCCAGTGCCTCCGACCTGCTGTTCCAAACCTCCGATACCACCTGGCAATCCTACAATCCGTACGGCGGTTACAACGCCTATGGCAGTTCCGGCGCGATAATGGCAGAGAAACTCAGTTATAACCGCCCCTTCACGACACGGGGTGCAGAGTTGGAGAACTGGCTTTTCAATGCTGAGTACCCGATGATCCGTTGGTTGGAGCGGAACGGCTATGATGTCAGCTATGCATCGGCAATTGATATAGAACGCCACAGCAGCCTAATCACGAATCACAAGATTTTCCTTTCGGTTGGGCACGACGAATACTGGTCGCAGGGACGGCGTGACGCGGTTACTGCTGCACGCGACGCTGGTGTGCACCTTGCGTTCTTCAGCGGCAATGAGATCTATTGGAAGACCCGCTGGGAAGATAGCGGGCCCCAATCCTACCGGACTCAGGTAACTTATAAGGAAGGCAGTGCCGCCCCGAGCGGTTCAGCCGAACACCGCAACTGTTACAACAACTACGACTGTGATCCCAGCCCTATTTGGACCGGTCTATGGCGAGAAGCGCCTGGCTCAACCCCAGAGAACTCGCTGAGCGGGCAGATCAGCTGGCGGCTGAACACAGGTTCAATTACGGTTCCAAGTGAGTATGCCTCGTTGCGATTCTGGCGTAACACTCAGGTGGCAAACCTGACCCCCGGTGGGCAGATAACTCTTTCGAGTGGCACACTTGGCTACGAGTGGGATCCTGAATATCCACAGTATGCTGATTGGTATCCGGCAGGTCGTGTACTGCTCTCGACGACAAACATTACATCGTTTGCTGGTCCGGAACAGCACCACTTGAGTCTCTACCGGGCGCCGTCCGGTGCGCTGGTTTTTGGAGCGGGCACCGTCCAATGGTCGTGGGGACTAGATGGCAATCATGATCGCGGCGCTTCGACCGAGGACCCGAATGTTCAGCAGGCGACAGTGAATCTGTTTGCGGACATGGGTGTCCAGCCAGCCAGCCTTCAGGACAATCTTGTTGCGGTAAACACCTCGACGGATACTACCCCGCCAACCGTTAGTATTACATCTCCTTTGTCTGGCGCATCAGTATCTGGCGGGACAGTCACGATCACCGGCACGGCGAGCGACATTGGCGGCGTTGTGGGTGTGGTCGAAATTTCGACCAATGGTGGGACGACCTGGCGGCGTGCATCTGGTCGTGAGAATTGGAGTTATACCTACACTGCCACAGAGGGCATCGCTGATATTCGTGCCCGCGCCGTTGATGACAGTATCAACCTCAGCACTCCGATTGTCCACACGTTCAACGTCGAGCCGCGTGTTTGCCCATGTTCGATTTGGAACGACACCTCTGTTCCTTCCAACTTTGAAAATGACGGTCAACCCATTGAAGTCGGTGTGAAATTTCAAAGCAGTGAGGCGGGATATGTCACCGGCTTGCGGTTCTACAACCATGCATCCAATACCGGGACACACACCGGGCATCTTTGGGCTGCGGATGGGACGCAACTTGCTGAGGCAGTCTTTATTATTAATGAAACTGCATCCGGGTGGCAGGAGATGTATTTCGATACGCAAGTTCAAATCCAGGCAGATACAACCTATGTTGCCTCCTATCATTCCGCCAATGGCGGGTACGTGTATGACGATAACTACTTCCTCACCGCGTATAACAATTCTCCGTTGCGAGCACTTGCCAATGGAGAGGAAGGTCCTAATGGCGTTTATAGCTACGGACCAAGTTCCTTCCCAACCCAGACCTATCAAAGCAGTAATTATTGGGTGGATGTCATCTTTGATAATTCTCCGCAGGTTTACAGTGTGTGGGAGCAGGGACCGATCACAGGCTCTGCTTCGGTTGATGATCCTACAGCCATTGAAGCCGGCTTTAAATTCAAGACCGATGTTCCTGGTTCGATTATCGGCATTGCGTTCTATAAAGGCGCTGCCAACACAGGTCCATTCATGGGGCATCTTTGGCAGTTGAATGGAACACAACTGGCATCCAAGAATTACACCAACAATACTGCCGAAGTCGGCTGGCAGGAGATCATATTTGATGTGCCGATACCCATTGCTGCGAACACCACCTACATCGGTTCCTACTTTACGCAATCCGGCAACTATGCCGCCGTAAACAATTACTTCACGTCCGAAGTGTACAATGCGCCCGTGCACGCATTGGCGAACAACGGACCGGATGGACCCAACGGTGTATACAATTACGGTAGCAGTGCTTTCCCACAAGCCAGCTTCCAGGGCAGTAACTATTGGGTGGATGTGCTCTTCGTGCCTGATATGCCCATTGACGGTACATCTCCCACCATCACATCCGTGACCCCGTTGAACAACGCGACAAATGCAAACACTGGAACTGTCATCACCGCCATATTCAGTGAAGGGATGGATGCAGACACTATCACATCGTCCACCTTCGAACTGCTTGACGCTTCCAACAACATCGTTCCTGCCTCGGTTTCCTATAACACCGCCACGCGGACAGCGACTCTTACACCTTCCTCCCCGCTTGCCCTTTCATCAACATATACAGCTCGAGTGACTGGTGGCGCGTCCGGCGTGACCGACCTCGCAGGCAACCCGCTTGCATCTAACTACACTTGGACATTCTCCACCCTGGGACCTCCCCCCAATGAAGGTCCCGGTGGACCGATCCTCGTGCTTTCCAGCGCGGCGAATCCGTTCAGCCGCTACTATGCCGAAATCCTGCGTGCCGAGGGTTTGAACCAATTCACCGCAACGGATATCTCCAACCTGACGGGCGCACTACTTAATGATTATCAGGTCGTAATCCTCGGGGAATTTCCTCTTACATCCACTGAAGTCGGCTTGCTCTCCAACTGGGTTAATAACGGCGGCAACCTGATCGCTATGCGCCCCGACCCGCAATTGGCGAGCCTGCTCGGATTAACTTCCACGGGCACAATCCTCAATGAAGGATACATACTTGTAAATACCGCCTCCGCGCCGGGACAAGGAATTGTCAACCAGTCCATCCAATTCCATGGCACAGCGGATATGTATATTTTGAACGGAGCTACAGCGATTGCCGCTTTGTATTCCAATGCGACCACTGCCACTCCTAACCCCGCAGTGACCATCGTCAGCGTGGGATCGAACGGGGGGCAGGCAGCAGCTTTCACGTACGATTTGGCGCGTTCTGTCGTCTACACCCGACAAGGCAATCCTGCCTGGGCAGGTCAAAGCCGTGATGGGCAATCGGGTCCCATCCGTGCAGATAATCTGTTTTTTGGCAATGCAGCGGGCGATCCCCAGCCCGATTGGATTGATTTCAACAAAGTTCAAATTCCACAGGCAGATGAACAACAGCGCCTGCTCGCGAACATGATCCTGAGAATGAACGTGGATAATCATCCTCTGCCACGCTTCTGGTACTTCCCGCGCGGGGAAAAGGCTGTTTTCGTGATGACGCATGATGAGCATGGCGGCGGTGACATTGTCAGCCGCCTGAATGCCTACAACGCCCTCAGTCCGAGTGAATGTAACGTGGACGAATGGGAGTGCGTGCTCAGCACCACCTACCTGTATACCAATGCCCAGATCACAAATGCGCAATTGACGGCATTCCAATCCCAGGGACATGAGTTTGCGGTCCATATAGATACTGGTTGTGCCAACTTCACCCCGGCATCGCTTGCAAATAATTACGCCACGCAAATTCCCGCAGTGGCGGTGCAATTCCCAAGCATTGCCCCCCAACGTACACAGCGTACGCACTGTATTGCATTCAGTGACTGGGCTACCCAGCCGAAGGTCCAACTGCAGAATGGTATGCGTCTGGATACGAACTATTACTACTGGCCTCCCAGTTGGATTCAGAATCGACCTGGCATGTTCACCGGTTCTGGCATGCCCATGCGCTTTGCCGACCTGGATGGCACAATGATCGACGTCTATCAAGCGACGACACAAATGACGGATGAATCAGGGCAGACTTATCCCTTCACAATTGACGTGCTTCTCGATAATGCGATCGGAGCACCTGGCTACTACGGCGCTTTCACTGCAAACATGCACACCGATGGCGGCTCAAGCGCAACTACTGATGCATTGGCAATGGTATCGTCCGCTTTGTCACGCGGCGTGCCGGTCATCTCCGCCCAGCAATTGTTAACATGGGTGGATGGTCGCAACTATTCCGCTTTCAGCGGCATCACATGGAATGGGAACACGCTTGACTTTTATCTGTCCTCTGGTGCGGGTGCAAACGGCTTGTCTGCCATGCTCCCCACGCAATCTAACGCGGGACCGCTGCAAAGCATCACTCGCAATGGAACCCCGGTTTCTTATACGACCGAGGTTATCAAAGGCATCGAGTATGCCATGTTCATTTCTCCCAGCGGTGATTATCAAGCCGTCTATTCAGTCGATACAACTCCGCCCGTCATTTCTAACATCCTTACTACCGTCAACCCGGATGGGACGGTTACTATCACCTGGAATACGGATGAAAATGCCGATTCAAGCGTGGACTATGGAACTGATGCGAACACTTTGAATCTCAGTGCCGCTGATGCCGTGCTCGCCGCGTCACACTCCATCACGCTCACAGGGTTGACACCCAACACCACCTACTACTTCCGCGTCACCTCTGCGGATGCCAGCACGAACTCCGCCACATTGCCGAATCCGCCTGCTATGCCATTGAACTTCACGACGCCGTCCGGCGCCTTGATGGACACTTCATCAGGCGATTTCAACGGCGGCGATCTGAGTTGTGCCTATCCTGTCCAGATGGGGAATGGGGAATTGATCCTGCCGCCTACGATCGCAGCTGAGTTTGACGGCTTCAACCTGCCTTCTGACTGGTCCAGCCATGTGTGGACGGGCAGTGCTCCTTCGGTCAGTGGTGGATTGCTCACCCTGAACGGAGTTTCCGCCCGAAATGACACACTTCTCGGACCTGGCCACTCTCTGGAATTTGTCGCAACCTTTGGCAGTCAGCCATACCAGGTCGTTGGCTTTGGCGCCGGTGATACGACCTACAATGATTCGCCTTGGATCATGTTCTCTACCGGCAACGATGGCGCGCAACTCTATGCCCGTATCCTCGCAAACGCCGGTGGACCCTATAACGTCGGTGATGATAAGATTCCTCTGGGGTCACAGTATCTTGGCAGCCCGCATCGCTACCGTATTGAATGGAAGGCAAACAGCATCGACTTTTATATTGACGGCGTCAACGTCGCCAGCCGTTCTGTAACTGTCGGCAGTCAAATGCGCGTGGCAGCCAGCGATTACGACTTCAACACCCCTCCGTTGATTGTGGATTGGATCCATGTCAGCCCGTACGTGTCGCCTTGTACATTCACTTCGCGTGTCCTTGATGCCGGGCAATCCGTTAATTGGGAGACCATTTCCTGGACAGGACAGACTCCCGCGGGCACATCGTTAGCCTTATCCTATCGCATCGGTAATACCCCTGCTCCAGACGGCTCGTGGACTTCCTTCCAAGCGATTCCAATCTCTGGTTCTTCATTAGGCGGGAACTCGCGCTACATTCAATATCGTGTTGTACTCGCCGCGTCGAACGACATGTTTACACCGTTGTTGGAAGATGTGTCCATTACCTATTCTCATGGTGAAGATGTCACCCCGCCCACGATCATTGGGCGTAATCCCGCGCCAATGGAAACGGACGTAGACGTGACGACCTCTATTACGATTATTTTCAGCGAACCGATGGACCCCGTTACGATTATCCCCTCTAATTTCTCGCTGAAACTGGTGGGAGCGAACATCGATGTACCGTTTATCCTCGGTTATATCGGGTTGACTGCCACGCTTGATCCTGTCGGCGACCTTGTCCCTGGTACACAATACGCTGTGCATGTGGAAGGCGCAGTCACGGATTTGGCGGGCAATCCGCTTGGCATAGACTCGGATTGGGCTTTCACAACCCGGGCAGAAGGATTGGTCGATACAACGGTATCAGATTTCGGGTCCGGAACGAACGCCTGCTATGTCGCAGAAACAGCAAACGGCGAATTGATCCTTAATCCAACGATTGGCACCGAATTTTCAAGCGCATCCCTTCCAGCCGGCTGGAGCAGTTATGACTGGCCCTTTGATGGCACACCTGGTTCTTACGTGGTTTCTGGCGGTGTGCTAATTGTAGATGGAATGCGAATTAATCCGGAGCCTGCCGCGTACACTTCTGGAAGAGTTTTGGAATTCTACGGCACATTTGCAGCAACCCCCTTCCAGCATGTTGGATTTGGTGCAGGCAGCCAAAATCCGCCAAATGAGGTTTACAACACCGCTCCGTGGGCAATGTTTACCACCGGCATGGGTGGCACCGCTTTGATGGCGCGCACTTCATCCGATGCAGGTGGTTTCGATTACACGATCCCCGGAAACTGGCTTGGAGCGCCTCATTTATATCGTATTGAGTGGACTGCTTCAAACGTCTCGTATTACATTGACGGCGTTCTGGTCATTGCTCATGCATATTCAAGCTCTAACACCATGCGCCCCGCCGTCAGCGACCTGAACCAGGGAGGCGGACAGGTGGCGGTAGACTGGATGCGTATGTCGCCTTATAGTATGCCATGCTCATTTGAATCACGCATCTTCGATGCAGGATTGGTTGTGGATTGGTTCAACCTTAACTGGCTTGGTTCCACACCTGCCGGCACGAACGCGGCGTTTGAAACACGTAGCGGCAATATTCCAGTGCCCGATGAGAGCTGGTCTGCGTGGGAAGCCGCGACCGGACCGATCTCCAGTCCCAACGGTCGATATGCACAATACCGGGTTACGCTCAGTGCCACGGATGTGAACAGCACGCCGATTATTGAGAGCGTAGAATTGACCTATCTGCAGATTGTCAACCAGGCGCCGACAGATATTGCTCTTGATTCCATGAGCGTGGCTGAGAACCAACCGATCAACGCATTGGTCGGTGTACTCAGTACAATAGATCCGGACCCCCTCGATTCGTTTGTTTACAGTCTGGTGACGAACGCTACAACCTGCCCGCTGGCAGCGGATAATGCATCGTTTGGAATCGACAGCGCAAACCTTGTGACTGCGGCGGTCTTCGATTTTGAGACCAAGGATAGTTATGTGATTTGCGTTCGAAGTACAGATATGGGCGGACTGTCCTTCGATAAACAATTTGTTGTCAGTATCACGGATCTAGTCTATGGTACGACTGCCAGTATTTCGTCGAATAATAATCCATCCACATACGGGCAAAACGTCAACTTTACTGTAACCGTCACATCGAGCGGTGGCGTCCCGACAGGATCTGTAACTTTTATGAGTGGAGCAGTCACACTGGGCAGCGCAATATTGAATGCCAGTGGGATCGCAACATTCAGCACAAATGCACTCGCCGCAGATTTGTCACCCTATACGATCCATGCTGTTTATGTGGGAGAAGCTGATTTTGGGGCGAGCGATGATTCGATTGTGCAAACTGTCAACAAGGCGACTGCGACCATAACGCTTGGGAATCTCACTCAGACGTACAACGGGTTGCCTCTTTTCGCGACTGCGACAACGAATCCACCAAACCTGACAGTTGACTTGACCTATGATGGATCTTCTGTTGCGCCAACAAATGCCGGCAGTTATTCCGTTGTTGGCTCCATTAACCATCCCAACTATACAGGTGCTGCGAACGGAATATTTGTCATTGAAAAAGCCACCTCGACAACGACCGTATTGGGTGGAGGTACTTTCACCTACGATGGCAATCCTCATGCGGCGATAGTAACGGTCACTGGTGCGGGCGGACTCAATCTCACCCCCATGCCAATTTATAGCGGAGGATGCAGTGCAGCACCGGTCAATGTCTCAGATACACCCTGTACCGCTAGCTACACCTATGCAGAAAGTGAAAACTATCTGGGCAGCACAGATAACACTGTGATTATTATCACGCCGAAGACCGCTTCGGTTACGCCGAACGCAGGCAGCAAGGTCTATGGATCTGCCGACCCGGCACTGACCGGGACGCTGACCGGCTTCCTGGCAGGCGACAACGTCACAGCGACCTACAGCCGTGCAGCAGGCGAGACGGTGGCAGGCGGACCGTACACGATCAGCGCGGTGCTTGCCCCGGCCGGAGTGCTTGGCAACTACACCGTCACCTACAACACCGCTGCTTTCACCATCACGCCGAAGACCGCTTCGGTTACGCCGAACGCAGGCAGCAAGGTCTATGGATCTGCCGACCCGGCACTGACCGGGACGCTGACCGGCTTCCTGGCAGGCGACAACGTCACAGCGACCTACAGCCGTGCAGCAGGCGAGACGGTGGCAGGCGGACCGTACACGATCAGCGCGGTGCTTGCCCCGGCCGGAGTGCTTGGCAACTACACCGTCACCTACAACACCGCTGCTTTCACCATCACGCCGAAGACCGCTTCGGTTACGCCGAACGCAGGCAGCAAGGTCTATGGATCTGCCGACCCGGCACTGACCGGGACGCTGACCGGCTTCCTGGCAGGCGACAACGTCACAGCGACCTACAGCCGTGCAGCAGGCGAGACGGTGGCAGGCGGACCGTACACGATCAGCGCGGTGCTTGCCCCGGCCGGAGTGCTTGGCAACTACACCGTCACCTACAACACCGCTGCTTTCACCATCACGCCGAAGACCGCTTCGGTTACGCCGAACGCAGGCAGCAAGGTCTATGGATCTGCCGACCCGGCACTGACCGGGACGCTGACCGGCTTCCTGGCAGGCGACAACGTCACAGCGACCTACAGCCGTGCAGCAGGCGAGACGGTGGCAGGCGGACCGTACACGATCAGCGCGGTGCTTGCCCCGGCCGGAGTGCTCGGCAACTACACCATCACCTACAACACCGCCGCCTTCACCATCACACCGAAGACCCTGACGATCACGGGTGTGGTCGCCAATAACAAGGTATATGATGGCACAACTGCCGCGACGTTCAATCTGACAGGCGCTGCGCTGGTGGGCGTGGTCGCTCCGGATGTTGTCACGATCAATAGTGGTTCCGCAATGGGCACATTCGCCAGCGCAAATGCTGGCACCTGGGCTGTCACGGCATCCGGTTTTGGCTTGAGTGGAGCGGGAGCAGGCAACTACACACTGGCTGCCCAGCCCGTTCTTCCCAATGCAACCATCACACCCAAAGCCATTTCTGTGACGGCAAACGTCGCCAGCAAGTTCTACGGCGCTGTTGATCCAGTGCTTACCTATACATCCACTCCTTTGGCAGGCGGCGATTCCTTCAGCGGCACGCTTGCCCGCGCGGCTGGCGAAAATGTTGGCATCTATGCCATCAATCAGGGCACATTAACTGCTGGCAGCAACTACATCATCACCTTTACAGGTGCAAACCTGACGGTCAACCCGCTGGCGATCACAGTCACGGCAGATGCCGGACAGATGAAAGCCGAAGGCGCGGCTGACCCGGCAGAATTCACCTACGCGGTCAACCCGGCGCTGGTCGGCAGCGACACCTTCAGCGGCGCACTCACCCGCGAACTCGGTGAAACCCCCGGCTTCTACGCCATCCTGGTCGGCACGCTCTCCGCGGGCGCCAACTACGACATGACCTTCGTCAGCAACAACTTCGAGATCGTCGCCAACCAAGCCCCGGTCATCACCGAAGGCTCTGATATCGGCGTGACGATGTCCAAGAACGGCTTCCCGGACAAGTTCGCCCTGACCCTGAACGCCACCGACGCTGAAGACCACACCCTGACCTGGAGCATCCAGACCCAGGCTGGCAACGGGACCGCCACCGCCACCGGCGACGGCAACTCCAAGGTCATCGCCTACGCCCCGACCCTGAACTTCTCCGGTGCGGACAGCTTTGTGGTGCGCGTCACCGACCAGCTCGGTGCCTTCGATGACATCACGGTCAACGTGACGGTCTCCGCAGGCGGCGACTTCCCGACCTTCGTCGATGTGCCCATGGCGAACTCCGCCTGGTCCTACATCGAGTCCATCTACTATGCCGGCATCACCGGCGGCTGTTCCACCAACCCGCTTGCCTACTGCCCGAACAGCTCCGTCACCCGCGCCCAGATGGCGATCTTCCTGCTGCGCGGCATGTACGGACAAGCCTACACGCCTCCCCCGGCGACCGGCACCGTCTTCGCTGACGTTCCGCTCACCCACTCGGCTGCGGCTTGGATCGAACAACTGGCTGCGGAAGGCATCACCGGCGGCTGCGGCAACGGCAACTACTGCCCGAGCAGCCCGGTCACCCGCGCCCAGATGGCGATCTTCCTGCTGCGCGCCAAGTATGGACAAGCCTACACGCCTCCTGCCGCCACCGGCACCGAGTTCCTGGACGTCCCGATCGGTCATTCGGCTGCGGCTTGGATCGAGCAGCTGGCTGCGGAAGGCATCACCGGCGGATGCGGTGGCGGCAACTACTGCCCCAACAACTCTGTCACCCGCGCACAGATGGCGATCTTCATCCAGCGCACCTTCGACCTAGCACGTCCGTAA